CGTGGCGGCCCTTGGTGAACAGTTCCGTCGCCTCGCCTTCGCGAGTCACGGTAGGCTGAGGGGTCAGGATCGAGCTTGTCGGCTTGAAGGCCACGCGCACGACCACCGGCTGTCCGGTGGAGATGCCGCCAGCGATGCCGCCTGCGTGGTTGGCCTCGAAGCGCGGGCCTGAGTTACCGGGCCGCATCGGATCGGCGTTCTGCTCGCCGGTGAGCCGCGCGGCGGCGAAGCCGTCGCCGATCTCGACGCCCTTGACGGCGTTGATGCCCATCATCGCCGCAGCGAGATCCGCGTCGAGCTTGGCGTAAAGCGGCGCTCCCCAGCCGGCCGGGACGCCCGTTGCCACGCATTCGACTACGGCGCCCACCGAGGAGCCGGACTTGCGCACCGCTTCCATCTGCGTGGCCCACCGCGCGGCGGCCTGCGCGTCGGGGCAGAAGAAGGGATTGCGCGCGATCTCGGACGGGTCGAAGTTCGCCACGTCGATCGCGTCGCCGCCGATCTCGGTAACGTAGGCGAGGATCGCGACCTCAGGGATGACCAGCCGCGCAACACCGCCCGCCGCCACACGCGCCGCCGTCTCGCGCGCGGAGCTGCGCCCGCCGCCACGATAGTCGCGAAAGCCGTACTTGGCGTCGTAGGCGTAGTCGGCGTGGCCGGGGCGATAGGCCTTGGCGACTTCGGAGTAGTCCTTCGAACGCTGGTCGACGTTCTCGATCATCAGCGAGATT
The Novosphingobium sp. 9U DNA segment above includes these coding regions:
- the aroC gene encoding chorismate synthase — protein: MSVNTFGRLLRFTTWGESHGPALGAVVDGCPPGLAIDEAALQPFLDARRPGQSKYTTQRQEPDQVRILSGVFEGRTTGTPISLMIENVDQRSKDYSEVAKAYRPGHADYAYDAKYGFRDYRGGGRSSARETAARVAAGGVARLVIPEVAILAYVTEIGGDAIDVANFDPSEIARNPFFCPDAQAAARWATQMEAVRKSGSSVGAVVECVATGVPAGWGAPLYAKLDADLAAAMMGINAVKGVEIGDGFAAARLTGEQNADPMRPGNSGPRFEANHAGGIAGGISTGQPVVVRVAFKPTSSILTPQPTVTREGEATELFTKGRHDPCVGIRGAPVVEAMMALVLADHKLLHRGQCG